Within Microbaculum marinisediminis, the genomic segment CATGGAGCCGGGCCTCGAGAACCCGCTTGGCGCCCGGGCCCTCTACATCTTCCAGGGAACCCGAGACACCCTCTACCGTCTGCACGGCACGAGCGAGGTGTGGAGTATCGGCAAGGCTGTTTCCAGCGGCTGCGTGCGGTTGCTCAACCAGGACATCATCGACCTCTATGACCGCGTTCCGATCGGATCGCGGATCCTGGTGACGTGATGATCGGGAAACTGGCGGCGATAACCGTCGCGGCGGCGGTCGCGGCGGGAGCGGTGTTTCTGGGCTGGCAGGAGAGCGACAAGCCGGGGGCTCTGTTCCGGCCGGACGACGCACAGGTCGTTGCAAGCGGGGAGGCGATCTATGGCACGTATTGCGCGTCGTGCCATGGCGCCGACCTGAAGGGAGAGGCGGACTGGCGCAGCCGCGACGCGGACGGCTTCCTGCCCGCCCCACCCCACGACGAGACCGGTCATACCTGGCACCATCCCGACGAATTGCTGTTCGCCATCACGAAGTTCGGCGTGGCGAAAGCGTCGGGTTTGGACAACTACCAAACGAAAATGCCGGTCTACGATGGTACCCTGAGCGATGAGGAGATCGTCGCGGTGCTGTCCTATCTCAAGGCGCAATGGCCGGATGCGGTCCGGAAGCGGCACGACGACCTGAACGCGAATTACGCCAGGCAGAAATAGCGCCCATTCCGGGCGGGAACGGGAGCGCGGTCACGGCTGGAGAGCGACCGGATCGGCGTGGTCCTCGTCCAGGCACTTGTTGTGGTCGGCGAGGACCTCGATCACGCGGCAGTGCGCGATGTTGCCGCCCTCGCATTGCTCGATCATGCGGCGAAGTTCGCGTTTCAGGGAATCGAGGCGGGCGATGCGCGCTTCAACCTGCTCGAGCTGCGCCCGCGCGATCGCATCCGCGCCCTCGCATGGCTGCGCGGGATGATCCGCCAGGGCGAGCAGCTCCCGGATCGCATCGAGGGAAAAGCCCAGTTCCCGGGCGTGCCGGACAAAGGCAAGCCGGTCGCGGTCGGCCGGATCGTAAAGCCTGTGGTTGCCGGCCGACCGGTCCGCTTCCGGGATCAATCCGATCTGTTCGTAGTAACGGATCGTCTGGACTTTGCAGCCGGTCTCGCGTGCCAAGTCACCGATCGTCAGTTTATCCTGGCGCATCGAATTCACAGAACGTTCTCAAGCGGTCCGATCGTGCAGCCGACCTGCATGTACTCGGCGGCGGCTGCAGGCTTCCCCGATCAAGATAGGGCGCAGGCCCGCCGATCGCTAGTCGACCGTATGCACAGGCGGGTGGGTGTGATCCGCTCCGATCACGTAGCCCCGGTCGGAATGATTGTCCAGAATCGCCTGAATCGCGTCGCGTTGCTGCCTCGTCAGCGTCGGCAGCAGCGTTCGCCATTCGTCTCCCGCCTCGCGATCGCCGCCGCTCTGCGCGAGTTTCAGCCAGGCCCCGCCGGTGACGACGTCTTGCTCGACATGTCTTCCGGCAACAAGCGTCGAGCCGACGATATGTTCGGCTTCCAGGACGCCGCCTTCCGCCGCCTTGCTGTAGAGATCGAACGCCTTGACGTCGTCCTTCGCGACGCCCTTGCCTTTCGCGTGGAGCATCGCCAGTTCGTACGCGGCCCGCGCGTGTTTCAGCCGCGCCGCCTGTTCGAACGCCTTCGCGGCGGCGGCGGCGCTGGTCTCGTCGTCGGATTCCCAAAGCAGCATCT encodes:
- a CDS encoding c-type cytochrome, translated to MIGKLAAITVAAAVAAGAVFLGWQESDKPGALFRPDDAQVVASGEAIYGTYCASCHGADLKGEADWRSRDADGFLPAPPHDETGHTWHHPDELLFAITKFGVAKASGLDNYQTKMPVYDGTLSDEEIVAVLSYLKAQWPDAVRKRHDDLNANYARQK
- a CDS encoding MerR family transcriptional regulator, with amino-acid sequence MRQDKLTIGDLARETGCKVQTIRYYEQIGLIPEADRSAGNHRLYDPADRDRLAFVRHARELGFSLDAIRELLALADHPAQPCEGADAIARAQLEQVEARIARLDSLKRELRRMIEQCEGGNIAHCRVIEVLADHNKCLDEDHADPVALQP
- a CDS encoding tetratricopeptide repeat protein, with the translated sequence MTVLKLSLAVAVLALSAVSVEAGPFEDGLAAMDRADLSAARGYLEKAAKAGHAEAQYQLALLLMRGQGGSRDPEGARTWLEQAARSGHANAQYQLGEMLLWESDDETSAAAAAKAFEQAARLKHARAAYELAMLHAKGKGVAKDDVKAFDLYSKAAEGGVLEAEHIVGSTLVAGRHVEQDVVTGGAWLKLAQSGGDREAGDEWRTLLPTLTRQQRDAIQAILDNHSDRGYVIGADHTHPPVHTVD